Genomic window (Streptomyces sp. NBC_00078):
CGCACGCGGCGACCTGTCAGGCGGGCCGGCCGTCGTCCGGGGCGGCGAGCCACTGGTGCACCTCTTCCTTGAGCGACCGCTGGAAGGTCGTCACAAGGGCCTGCACCACGATGGGCTCCATGTGCGCGGAGAGGGACTTCACGTCCTCCTCCGCACGCTCGGACACCTCGCCCCTGAACAACTGCGACAGCTCGTGCGCGGCGGCCCGCGAGTGCTCGATGAGCACCTTGCGCGCCGCGAGGATCGCCGCCTGCGACAGCGGTACGTCGAGGAGCTGAACGGCGAGCCGGAGCAGGCCCGAGTCCACGTGGTAGGAGCCGCCGTCCGGGCGGACCACGTTCATGGCGGCGAGCCGCTCCAGGTCGTCCTCGGCCAGCGGCCGTCCCGCCCGGCGCTGCAGTTCCTCCGCCGTCACCTTCTCCACGCTGTCCGGCGCCCAGGACGCCACCACGGCCCGGTGGACGGCGAGGTCGCCCTCGCTGAGGTCAGGGGGCAGCTGCTCCAAGTAGCGCTCGATCGCGGCCAGCGTCATGCCCTGGTGCTGCAGTTCCTCGATCAGCGCCAGCCGGGCCAGGTGCTGCCTGCCGTAGTGGCCCACCCGCCGCGGACCGATCACCGGCGGCGGGAGCAGGCCCTTGGTGCCGTAGAACCGGACC
Coding sequences:
- a CDS encoding MerR family transcriptional regulator → MTTDTGEPALTIDELAARAGITVRTVRFYGTKGLLPPPVIGPRRVGHYGRQHLARLALIEELQHQGMTLAAIERYLEQLPPDLSEGDLAVHRAVVASWAPDSVEKVTAEELQRRAGRPLAEDDLERLAAMNVVRPDGGSYHVDSGLLRLAVQLLDVPLSQAAILAARKVLIEHSRAAAHELSQLFRGEVSERAEEDVKSLSAHMEPIVVQALVTTFQRSLKEEVHQWLAAPDDGRPA